One window of the Ammospiza nelsoni isolate bAmmNel1 chromosome 2, bAmmNel1.pri, whole genome shotgun sequence genome contains the following:
- the LOC132069826 gene encoding cytochrome c oxidase copper chaperone gives MSSMAAASCDGKGAGEAQEGKKPLKACCACPETKKARDACIIEKGEENCGHLIEAHKECMRALGFKI, from the exons ATGTCCTCGATGGCCGCCGCCAGCTGCGACGGCAAGGGCGCGGGCGAGGCGCAGGAAGGGAAGAAGCCGCTGAAGGCCTGCTGCGCCTGCCCCGAGACCAAGAAGGCGAGGGACGCCTG cattattgagaagggagaagaaaactGTGGGCACCTAATTGAAGCTCACAAAGAGTGTATGAGAGCTCTGGGCTTCAAGATATGA